One genomic segment of Acidimicrobiales bacterium includes these proteins:
- a CDS encoding hydantoinase/oxoprolinase family protein: MRPEERVGTDTGGTFTDVVTADGRITKVPSTRHDPGEAVRAAVAHLLGPAVPDVLAHGTTVATNALLERTGATVALVTTAGFADVVEIARQDRPSLYDQTVVRPEPLVPRHLRLEVQERLAADGTVLVPLGEVPAVPDGVDAVAVCFLHSDLQPAHEMLAGMELEGRGLDVTCSCDVSPEFREYERTVTTVVNAYLRPVCRTYLRGLEGAAGSVQVMTSAGGLVPPVEAAERPAALLLSGPAGGVLAGAAAAVANGFADAVTFDMGGTSTDVCLVLGGEPAPAAGREVAGLPVRLPSLDIHTIGAGGGSVARVDDGGALVVGPESAGAEPGPACYGRGGTRPTVTDADLALGRIPPDLAFPGLGTLDLVAATAAQAAAGVTPEGVVAVVDAAMEEAIRVVSVERGVDPRGLALVAFGGAGPLHACALADALDMAAVIVPARAGVLSAVGILGAPLQVDLVRSVPDPLDHAAARAAADELVAEAQRRLLAQAPALPAPEHHEIAGGLVEVTAVEHRVHTDTAFDCRYAGQSHELAVRHPGRFHREHRLRNGYERSDHPVEIVAVRARAWLPSPVDVGALGTVEREPAVGPVVIAEEDCTIWVPEGWTAEPGAGGALVLRRRGTP, encoded by the coding sequence GTGAGGCCCGAGGAGCGCGTCGGCACCGACACGGGCGGCACGTTCACCGACGTCGTGACCGCCGACGGGCGCATCACCAAGGTCCCCAGCACCCGCCACGACCCGGGCGAGGCGGTGCGGGCCGCGGTCGCGCACCTGCTCGGCCCGGCGGTGCCCGACGTCCTGGCCCACGGCACCACCGTGGCCACCAACGCCCTGCTGGAGCGCACGGGCGCCACCGTCGCGCTGGTCACCACCGCCGGGTTCGCCGACGTCGTCGAGATCGCCCGCCAGGACCGCCCGTCGCTCTACGACCAGACCGTGGTGCGCCCCGAGCCGCTGGTGCCGCGGCACCTGCGTCTCGAGGTGCAGGAGCGACTGGCCGCCGACGGCACCGTGCTCGTGCCTCTGGGCGAGGTGCCGGCGGTGCCCGACGGTGTGGACGCGGTGGCGGTGTGCTTCCTGCACAGCGACCTGCAGCCCGCCCACGAGATGCTGGCCGGCATGGAGCTCGAGGGCCGTGGGCTCGACGTCACCTGCTCGTGCGACGTGAGCCCCGAGTTCCGCGAGTACGAGCGCACGGTCACCACCGTGGTCAACGCCTACCTGCGCCCCGTCTGTCGGACCTACCTGCGGGGGCTCGAGGGCGCGGCCGGCTCGGTGCAGGTGATGACCTCGGCCGGCGGTCTGGTGCCTCCCGTCGAGGCCGCCGAGCGGCCCGCCGCACTCTTGTTGTCCGGTCCCGCCGGGGGCGTGCTCGCCGGCGCGGCCGCCGCAGTGGCCAACGGCTTCGCCGACGCCGTCACCTTCGACATGGGAGGTACGTCGACCGACGTCTGCCTCGTGCTCGGCGGCGAACCGGCCCCCGCCGCCGGACGGGAGGTGGCCGGCCTCCCCGTGCGGCTGCCGTCGCTCGACATCCACACCATCGGCGCCGGCGGGGGGTCCGTCGCCCGCGTCGACGACGGGGGCGCCCTGGTGGTGGGGCCCGAGAGCGCCGGCGCCGAGCCCGGCCCGGCGTGCTACGGCCGGGGCGGCACCCGCCCGACGGTCACCGACGCCGACCTCGCCCTCGGGCGCATCCCGCCCGACCTGGCCTTCCCGGGGCTCGGGACGCTCGACCTCGTCGCCGCGACGGCCGCCCAAGCCGCCGCCGGTGTGACCCCGGAGGGGGTCGTCGCCGTCGTCGACGCGGCGATGGAGGAGGCCATCCGGGTGGTCTCGGTGGAGCGCGGCGTCGATCCCCGGGGGCTGGCGCTCGTGGCCTTCGGCGGTGCCGGGCCGCTGCACGCCTGCGCACTGGCCGACGCCCTCGACATGGCGGCCGTCATCGTGCCGGCCCGCGCCGGGGTGCTCTCGGCGGTGGGCATCCTGGGGGCGCCCCTCCAGGTGGACCTGGTCCGCTCGGTGCCGGACCCGCTCGACCACGCCGCCGCCCGCGCCGCCGCCGACGAGCTCGTTGCCGAGGCGCAGCGGCGGCTCCTGGCCCAGGCCCCGGCGCTGCCCGCACCGGAGCACCACGAGATCGCCGGGGGCCTGGTCGAGGTCACCGCCGTCGAGCACCGGGTGCACACCGACACGGCGTTCGACTGCCGCTACGCCGGGCAGAGCCACGAGCTGGCGGTGCGCCATCCGGGCCGGTTCCACCGTGAACACCGCCTGCGCAACGGCTACGAGCGATCCGACCACCCCGTCGAGATCGTGGCGGTGCGCGCCCGGGCCTGGCTGCCGTCGCCGGTCGACGTCGGCGCCCTCGGAACCGTGGAGCGCGAGCCTGCGGTGGGGCCCGTCGTGATCGCCGAGGAGGACTGCACCATCTGGGTGCCGGAGGGCTGGACCGCCGAACCGGGGGCCGGTGGCGCACTCGTGCTGCGTCGCCGGGGGACGCCGTGA
- a CDS encoding DUF808 domain-containing protein yields the protein MASGLAALLDDVAALAKLAMSSVDDVGAAAGRASAKAAGVVVDDAAVTPAYVQGLAASRELPIIRKIATGSLRNKLAIILPAALLLSAVAPLLVEVILMFGGAYLAFEGAEKLHHRLSPAHRHDHDVPAVLRGPEAEKAVVASAVRTDFILSTEIMVIALKEVLEEPFLRRAAVLVIVGVLITVLVYGAVALIVKMDDIGLRLVARESPTQRRLGHALVAAMPKLLAVLSAVGTAAMLWVGGHILLVGAQELGWGGPYDVVHHLEDAVRDVAGVGGVLAWLVNTAASAAVGLVVGGLLVVAVGAVRRRRPAPGAQSAAH from the coding sequence GTGGCATCGGGACTCGCGGCGTTGCTCGACGACGTGGCGGCGTTGGCCAAGCTGGCGATGTCCTCGGTCGACGACGTGGGGGCCGCCGCCGGGCGGGCCTCGGCCAAGGCGGCCGGCGTGGTCGTCGACGACGCCGCCGTCACCCCCGCCTACGTGCAGGGCCTGGCGGCATCCCGCGAGCTGCCCATCATCCGCAAGATCGCCACCGGCTCGCTGCGCAACAAGCTGGCGATCATCCTGCCCGCCGCGCTGCTGCTCAGCGCGGTGGCGCCGCTGCTCGTCGAGGTCATCTTGATGTTCGGCGGCGCCTACCTGGCCTTCGAGGGCGCCGAGAAGCTGCACCACCGGCTCTCGCCGGCCCACCGCCACGATCACGACGTCCCCGCCGTGCTGCGCGGCCCCGAGGCCGAGAAGGCCGTCGTGGCGAGTGCGGTGCGCACCGATTTCATCCTCTCCACCGAGATCATGGTCATCGCGCTGAAGGAGGTGCTCGAGGAGCCGTTCCTGCGCCGGGCGGCGGTGCTGGTCATCGTCGGGGTGCTGATCACCGTGCTCGTCTACGGCGCCGTGGCGCTGATCGTGAAGATGGACGACATCGGCCTGCGCCTGGTGGCACGCGAGTCGCCCACCCAGCGGCGCCTCGGACACGCGCTGGTGGCGGCCATGCCGAAGCTCTTGGCGGTCCTGTCGGCGGTGGGGACCGCGGCGATGCTCTGGGTGGGCGGCCACATCCTGTTGGTCGGTGCCCAGGAGCTCGGCTGGGGCGGGCCCTACGACGTCGTGCACCACCTGGAGGACGCGGTTCGCGACGTCGCCGGCGTCGGCGGCGTCCTGGCCTGGCTCGTGAACACGGCCGCCTCCGCGGCGGTGGGGCTCGTCGTGGGCGGCCTGCTCGTGGTCGCCGTGGGGGCGGTCCGCAGGCGACGCCCCGCCCCCGGGGCACAGTCGGCCGCACACTGA
- a CDS encoding ribonuclease HI — MSIEAYTDGACSGNPGPGGWAWAVGEGTFASGFEARTTNQRMEIVAAFEAVRALPGPLEIVSDSTYVVKCFQDRWWEGWRRRGWRNSQRKAVANRDLWEPFVDLVLDRGDVTFRWVKGHSGDPMNDFVDALAVEAATSQSARSAGALRTAPRPGRAARADAVDPDAVDPDVVEQGSLFP, encoded by the coding sequence ATGTCGATCGAGGCCTACACCGACGGGGCGTGCAGCGGGAACCCCGGCCCGGGGGGGTGGGCCTGGGCGGTCGGCGAGGGCACGTTCGCCAGCGGGTTCGAGGCCCGGACCACCAACCAGCGCATGGAGATCGTGGCCGCCTTCGAGGCGGTGCGGGCGCTGCCCGGGCCGCTCGAGATCGTGAGCGACTCGACCTACGTGGTGAAGTGCTTCCAGGACCGCTGGTGGGAGGGGTGGCGGCGCCGGGGGTGGCGCAACTCCCAACGCAAGGCCGTCGCCAACCGCGACCTCTGGGAGCCCTTCGTCGACCTCGTCCTCGACCGGGGCGACGTCACCTTCCGGTGGGTGAAGGGCCACAGCGGGGACCCGATGAACGACTTCGTCGACGCCCTGGCCGTCGAGGCGGCCACCAGCCAGTCGGCCCGCTCGGCCGGCGCGCTCCGGACGGCGCCCCGGCCGGGGCGAGCCGCTCGCGCCGACGCGGTCGATCCCGACGCGGTCGATCCCGACGTGGTCGAGCAGGGCTCGCTGTTCCCGTGA
- a CDS encoding hydantoinase B/oxoprolinase family protein, with protein MTALDPASLQVLIARLTGIATEMGAVLARSGFSPNIKERHDHSCAVFTAEGEMLVQAEHIPVHLGSMPASVAAAIERFGPGTPGWDTVAGDDQIVLNDPFAGGTHLNDITLVAPCVADGRLVGWVANRAHHADVGGAAPGSMPADATEIFAEGLRLPPVRLTPEVRAVILANSRTPHERRGDLDAQLGANRRGVERLAELADAPFAEVVAYGERRMRAALAALPDGTWGFADVVDSFGPAPHQQVVTHVRVELTVDGDGITFDLTASDDQRAGNVNAVEAVTVSAAVYALRAALDPTLPINGGALRPVRVRTRPGSIVAALEPAAVGAGNVEVSQRVADVCLGALALALPDRVGAASQGTMNNVLVGGPAVDGRPAWVYYETVAGGQGGRVDGPGMSGVHTAMTNTRNTPVEAFERAFPMRVLRQRLRRGSGGVGSARGGEGIERDFEVLVDATASLITERRTSRPWGLAGGGPAAVGENWLLPGGDESRAERLPDKCTIHLRAGDVLRMLTPGGGGWGSPTT; from the coding sequence GTGACCGCCCTCGATCCGGCCTCGCTCCAGGTGCTCATCGCCCGGCTCACGGGCATCGCCACGGAGATGGGGGCGGTGCTGGCCCGCAGCGGGTTCAGCCCGAACATCAAGGAGCGCCACGACCACTCGTGCGCGGTGTTCACCGCCGAGGGCGAGATGCTGGTGCAGGCCGAGCACATCCCCGTGCACCTCGGGTCGATGCCGGCGTCGGTGGCCGCCGCCATCGAGCGCTTCGGGCCGGGCACCCCGGGTTGGGACACCGTGGCCGGGGACGACCAGATCGTGCTCAACGACCCCTTCGCCGGCGGGACGCACCTCAACGACATCACCCTGGTGGCCCCGTGCGTGGCGGACGGGCGACTCGTCGGGTGGGTCGCCAACCGCGCCCACCACGCCGACGTGGGTGGTGCCGCGCCCGGCTCGATGCCCGCCGACGCCACGGAGATCTTCGCCGAGGGCCTGCGCCTGCCGCCGGTGCGCCTCACCCCCGAGGTGCGGGCGGTGATCCTGGCCAACTCCCGCACGCCCCACGAACGCCGTGGCGACCTCGACGCGCAGCTGGGCGCCAACCGGCGGGGCGTCGAACGCCTCGCCGAGCTGGCCGACGCGCCGTTCGCCGAGGTGGTCGCGTACGGGGAGCGACGCATGCGGGCCGCTCTGGCCGCGTTGCCCGACGGTACGTGGGGCTTCGCCGACGTCGTCGACAGCTTCGGACCCGCCCCGCACCAGCAGGTGGTGACCCACGTGCGGGTCGAGCTCACCGTCGACGGCGACGGCATCACCTTCGACCTGACCGCCAGCGACGACCAGCGGGCCGGCAACGTCAACGCCGTGGAGGCGGTGACGGTGAGCGCCGCGGTGTACGCCCTGCGGGCCGCGCTCGACCCGACCCTGCCGATCAACGGGGGCGCCCTGCGACCGGTGCGGGTGCGCACCCGGCCGGGGTCGATCGTGGCCGCGCTCGAACCCGCGGCGGTGGGGGCGGGCAACGTGGAGGTGAGCCAGCGCGTCGCCGACGTCTGCCTCGGGGCCCTGGCCCTCGCGCTGCCCGACCGGGTGGGGGCGGCCTCGCAGGGGACGATGAACAACGTGCTCGTCGGCGGCCCGGCCGTCGACGGCCGGCCGGCCTGGGTGTACTACGAGACGGTGGCCGGCGGGCAGGGCGGCCGGGTCGACGGCCCCGGCATGAGCGGCGTGCACACGGCGATGACCAACACCCGCAACACGCCTGTCGAGGCGTTCGAGCGGGCGTTCCCGATGCGGGTCCTGCGCCAACGCCTGCGGCGGGGGAGCGGCGGGGTCGGGTCGGCCCGGGGCGGGGAGGGCATCGAGCGCGACTTCGAGGTGCTCGTCGACGCCACGGCCTCGCTCATCACCGAGCGGCGCACGTCCCGGCCGTGGGGCCTGGCCGGCGGCGGCCCGGCGGCCGTGGGGGAGAACTGGCTGCTGCCCGGCGGCGACGAGTCGCGAGCCGAGCGCCTGCCCGACAAGTGCACGATCCACCTGCGGGCCGGCGACGTCCTGCGCATGCTGACGCCCGGTGGTGGTGGGTGGGGGAGTCCGACCACCTGA